From the Argentina anserina chromosome 3, drPotAnse1.1, whole genome shotgun sequence genome, the window CTCCGGCGATTTAGAGCGAGAGAGAgtcggggagggagagaggggGAGCGACAGACTGCGGGGgaggagagagatagagaaaagagagggtttccgaaattggaaaccctaatcccaaattattcttttttataccctttttcaaaattggaaactaacttctgtcgttaataactttcacgcaCGACGtctgattagaacgcgtgacgtgtccatgagatcgtatcgacgagctctacaactttcatgaaggaagttttcggaaaTGAGCggcggagtaaaagtcgactcccgcgtcgcggaaacgtaacgttttttcgaTTTAGATTTCCGACACGGTTTCGTTTTCGATTTGACGACGCTGCGAAGCGAAACAAATGCGGTTTGTTAATTTTACAAACTTTAATAATTTCTaagaattcaaataatttgatttccgaaaaatcgggtcattacacACTAGGTTTAAATTTCTTTTAGCATAAGTCTAGTTAAACTTCATGTACAAGATACGTCTCTCAGCTTAGTGTTTCTATTGTCTGCTACTCTGCTTCTGTGTCATACGTTCAATGTAATCATGATATATCTGCTGCCTGTTTGTGTTTACTGTTTCTCATGTTGCAGAAAGCTGAGCAAGAGAAGCTTGAGAAGCTTGCACGGAAGGTATGACCAGTCTGTAGAATTCTTATATCGTAAAAGTTTATGCAATCTTATATGATCTTCAGTGGTCAGATTTCAGCACACAGAATTGAAAATGCATTTGAGGGATCTGCTGAAATCCTGTGCCAGATGTATTGATGgattctttttcctttctttcgtGGCCTCTACTGTGCAAAGAGcaaaattttatttccttAGTTTTTTATGAGGCTGGTTAAATTTTCTAGTGTCTTAGTTGATGTGTTGCAAAGTATTGGTTGCAGTGAACTATTAAGAGCTTGTTTCTGTATTTCTGATGTATTGATCGTAGTTATCAGCATCACAGATAAGCAagatttattttctgtttctaTGACAAACATTATCTATTCCAGCATTAGGTGCGATTTACACTAGCTGTTAAGAGATATGGGTGCTGGTTTATATTGTGATGTTTCTCCTCGAAGTATTTTGTTGAATTAGTTTTGTGTTTTCAGGGTCCTAAACCAGAAGAAAAAGCAACTGCAGGCCCAGGGGAATCAATCACTGATGCCAAACCAAGTGGTTCAAGCTCAGGTTCTGGAGCATCAACTGCCAAAGTATCAACTGACAAGTACAGGAATTATGCTGTTGTCACGGGTGTTGTGACCGTTTTTGCTGCTCTAGGATGGTACATGAAGGGAAGTGAGAAGAAGGCAGAAGTGCAGGACTGAAATTAAATTGTCGTGTTGATGCGGAACACATGAACCGTGAGTCAGTATCACTCAGCGTAGAAATAAAGCAAACTATGAACTTTCAATGTTTCTGTTCTGGCTGGTGTATACTTTGTTGAGTTTTGAGGCACTGTTTCCATGTATACATAATGGAGGATATCTTTCAGGCTTTCAATTTTGCAGTGTGATTGTTAATTGCCATATTGCTGTTCAATAGTAGATGGTATTTACTAATTCACTGAGCAGGTGAGATTATTAGCCCTAAGAGCCTTGTTTAGTCCCAGTTCAACGG encodes:
- the LOC126789010 gene encoding uncharacterized protein At2g27730, mitochondrial; protein product: MASRLATRFFSRRMSSSGKILSEEERAAENVYIKKAEQEKLEKLARKGPKPEEKATAGPGESITDAKPSGSSSGSGASTAKVSTDKYRNYAVVTGVVTVFAALGWYMKGSEKKAEVQD